Below is a window of Solanum stenotomum isolate F172 chromosome 7, ASM1918654v1, whole genome shotgun sequence DNA.
GTTTGTGGACCTCATATGAACAGGTTTACTTTGGCAAAGAAAATCCTTCAAGCtggttatttttggatgactatggagcaTGGTTATTGTAGATTTGTGCAAAAGTGTCATAAATGTCAATTACATAGTGATTTGATCCGAGTACCCACCTCACAAACTTAATGCTATGGGATCGCCTTGGCCATTCGTGGcctggggcatggatgtcattggccCAATTGAGTCAGTCGCCTCTAATggacataaatttattttggttgccattgattacttcaccaagtgggtggaagcaaaTTCTTATAAATATGTGACGAAGAAGGTAGTAGCTGATTTCATTCGTAACAACTTGATATGTCGATTTGGACTAACTGATTCCATTATTACAGACAATGATGCAAACCTCAACAGTCATTTAATGAAGGAGATATGTGagcaattcaagattactcaccaAAATTCGACTGCTTATCGTCCTTAAATGAATGGAGTTGTAGAAGTTGCCAATAAGAAcatcaaaaagattttgagaAAGATTATTGATAATCACAGAGGTTAACATGAGATGTtaccatatgctttgttgggatACCGAACAACCGTTAGAACATCAATTGGAGCAACTCTATACTTGCTAGTATATGGGACAAAAGCAGTGATACCTGctgaagttgaaataccttcattgaggGTCAATCAGGAAGCCAAACTGAGCAATGTTGATTGGGTTCGTAATCGGATTGAACATTTAGCCTTAATTGATGAAAAGAGGATGACCGATGTTTGTCATGACCGATTATATCaacagagaatgattcgtgctttcaacaaaaaagtgaGATCTCGAACATTTGAAGAAGGACAATTGGTCCTCAAACGCATCTTCCCCCATCAAGATGAGTATAAGGAAAAATTTGCACCCAATTGGCAAGGACCATACATGGTTCGTAAAGTgttatctggaggtgccttgATCCTGTCAGAGATGGATGACCAAGAGTGGCCAAAACCAATCAACTCAGATGTTGTCAAGAGATACTACATCTGAAGATTAGTTTTTCTCTcatcactttccttgtaatcgtaTCATTTGCTTGTAATTGCTTATGTCAAGTTCTTATATCCTTGTATTGAACTACGTCTGActtgaattctcaaaaatgagatacgtaggcggcctatgttaGCCTCagtcattttattattaaaatatccTATTTCTTTTATTCCCAAAAAGGAAACTCCGTTTTACCTGATTcatgcctcaacgggatacgtaggtgCCACAACGGCTCGGTCATACACCTCATAAAATTTCCATTTCCCTTAATAATGGaaactggggcagaatttttgagatgagCTAAAAAATTCTAAAGATCATTCGTCAGCAAGACAAGATTGAGCATGCATTAGAAAAAGGCAACTGggatagaatttttga
It encodes the following:
- the LOC125869962 gene encoding uncharacterized protein LOC125869962, with amino-acid sequence MLPYALLGYRTTVRTSIGATLYLLVYGTKAVIPAEVEIPSLRVNQEAKLSNVDWVRNRIEHLALIDEKRMTDVCHDRLYQQRMIRAFNKKVRSRTFEEGQLVLKRIFPHQDEYKEKFAPNWQGPYMVRKVLSGGALILSEMDDQEWPKPINSDVVKRYYI